A single genomic interval of Rhizophagus irregularis chromosome 15, complete sequence harbors:
- a CDS encoding uncharacterized protein (SECRETED:cutsite_TSA-LT; SECRETED:prob_0.7126); SECRETED:SignalP(1-22): MFTDYKTALFAVYLFLTGDTSALTNKWEYKENPALAEILADIEMFYMLPHTRRREDWFPTNAIYYYADIVKTRKMIKELISEGEWEAGEFQDMKKDLLKLLNIQHEPND, encoded by the exons ATGTTTACAGACTATAAGACTGCACTTTTTGCGGTGTACCTATTTCTTACAG gtGATACAAGTGCTTTAACTAATAAATGggaatataaagaaaatccAGCTCTT GCAGag ATTTTAGCTGATATTGAAATGTTTTATATGTTGCCACATACAAGACGTCGTGAAGATTGGTTTCCTACTAATGCAAT atattACTATGCTGATATTGTTAAGACTCGAAAAATGATTAAAGAATTGATTAGTGAGGGAGAATGGGAAGCTGGTGAATTCCAAGATATGAAAaaggatttattaaaattactcaATATTCAACATGAACCAAATGATTAA